Proteins found in one Miscanthus floridulus cultivar M001 chromosome 4, ASM1932011v1, whole genome shotgun sequence genomic segment:
- the LOC136548767 gene encoding LOW QUALITY PROTEIN: aspartyl protease family protein At5g10770-like (The sequence of the model RefSeq protein was modified relative to this genomic sequence to represent the inferred CDS: inserted 2 bases in 1 codon) produces the protein MMTARSRQKPANNFHAAAASNSSALSVVHRHGPCSPLQARGGEPSHAEILDRDQDRVDSIHRLTAGPSTADDPASASKGVSLPARRGVPLGTAYYIVSVGLGTPKRDFLVVFDTGSDLSWVQCKPCDDCYQQHDPLFDPSQSTTYSAVPCRAPECRRLDSGSCSSGKCRYEVVYGDMSQTDGNLARDTLTLGGPSLSDQLQGFVFGCGDDDTGLFGKADGLFGLGRDKVSLASQAATKYGAGFSYCLPSSSSAEGYLSLGSAAPPNAQFTAMVTRSDTPSFYYLNLVGIKVAGRTVRVAPAVFRTAGTVIDSGTVITRLPSRAYSALRSSFAGLMRRYKRAPALSILDTCYDFXVALLFDGGATLNLGFGGVLYVANKSQACLAFASNGDDTSIGILGNMQQKTFAVVYDVANQKKIGFGAKGCS, from the exons ATGATGACTGCCAGAAGTCGTCAGAAACCTGCTAATAATTTTCATGCAGCGGCGGCGTCAAACTCGTCGGCTCTCAGCGTCGTGCACCGGCACGGCCCATGCTCGCCGCTGCAGGCTCGGGGCGGCGAGCCGTCTCATGCGGAGATCCTGGACAGGGACCAGGACAGAGTCGACTCGATCCACCGCCTGACCGCTGGCCCGTCGACGGCCGACGACCCGGCCAGCGCCTCCAAGGGCGTGTCCCTGCCGGCGCGCAGGGGCGTGCCTCTCGGCACGGCCTACTACATCGTCTCGGTTGGCCTCGGGACGCCCAAGCGGGACTTCCTGGTGGTGTTCGACACCGGCAGCGACCTTTCTTGGGTGCAGTGCAAGCCGTGCGACGACTGCTACCAGCAGCACGACCCGCTCTTCGACCCGTCGCAGTCGACGACCTACTCCGCCGTGCCGTGCCGCGCGCCGGAGTGCCGGCGGCTCGACTCGGGGTCCTGCTCGTCGGGCAAGTGCCGGTACGAGGTCGTCTACGGCGACATGTCGCAGACGGACGGCAACCTCGCGCGCGACACGCTGACGCTGGGCGGCCCGTCGTTGTCCGACCAGCTCCAGGGGTTCGTCTTCGGGTGCGGCGACGACGACACCGGGCTGTTCGGCAAGGCCGACGGTCTCTTCGGCCTCGGCCGCGACAAGGTGTCGCTGGCCTCGCAGGCGGCCACCAAGTACGGTGCCGGGTTCTCCTACTGCCTGCCCTCGTCGTCGAGCGCTGAGGGTTACCTGTCCCTCGGCAGCGCCGCGCCGCCCAACGCGCAGTTCACGGCGATGGTGACCCGCAGCGACACCCCGTCCTTCTACTACCTCAACCTGGTCGGGATCAAGGTGGCCGGCCGGACGGTCAGGGTGGCCCCCGCCGTGTTCAGGACGGCCGGCACCGTGATCGACTCGGGCACCGTCATCACCCGCCTCCCGTCCCGCGCCTACTCCGCGCTCCGGTCGTCGTTCGCGGGCCTCATGCGCCGGTACAAGAGGGCGCCCGCGCTGTCCATCCTGGACACGTGCTACGACTT GGTGGCGCTGCTGTTCGACGGCGGCGCCACCCTGAACCTCGGCTTCGGCGGGGTGCTGTACGTGGCGAACAAGTCGCAGGCGTGCCTGGCGTTCGCGTCCAACGGCGACGACACGTCCATCGGCATCCTCGGGAACATGCAGCAGAAGACGTTCGCCGTCGTCTACGACGTGGCCAACCAGAAGAAGATCGGCTTCGGCGCCAAGGGCTGCAGCTGA
- the LOC136549934 gene encoding uncharacterized protein yields MEATKERQQQQRKAADEGDNDTVQLPTETSPYVQYEGLEDYKMRGYGAQGHLPVSDVPHGGTGTEAPTVPGTAIPVAKPKRPDDVQPQRDLGGGGGGAGAVRRPGGTATDAINHHGVP; encoded by the coding sequence ATGGAGGCGACCAaggagcggcagcagcagcagcggaagGCCGCCGACGAGGGCGACAACGACACGGTGCAGCTGCCGACGGAGACGAGCCCGTACGTGCAGTACGAAGGCCTCGAGGACTACAAGATGCGCGGCTACGGCGCGCAGGGCCACCTCCCCGTCTCCGACGTGCCCCACGGCGGAACCGGCACAGAGGCGCCCACCGTCCCAGGCACCGCCATCCCCGTGGCGAAGCCGAAGCGCCCCGACGACGTCCAGCCTCAGCGAGACctgggaggaggtggaggaggagcaggggCCGTCAGGCGCCCCGGGGGCACGGCCACCGACGCCATCAACCACCACGGCGTGCCGTAG